The following are from one region of the Lytechinus variegatus isolate NC3 chromosome 4, Lvar_3.0, whole genome shotgun sequence genome:
- the LOC121412426 gene encoding uncharacterized protein K02A2.6-like has protein sequence MTDIEAYFVPRVNVVAERYRFRKRKQRSDETVLQFVTALQELVTHCSFGELKEEMIRDQVVEGGCSERIRERLLLEPDLTLKKVLDLSSCIEDAEREARAISQGGESTSESVYELRKQAKEGQGKEQKRSFKDRKQSCRNCGSFNHLTFDDSCKATGTKCHNCGKSGHWANVCRSKKSVRGSVSSMNVFNVYTPALNRKIRCDVKLAGQSISMMVDTGSSVSIVPLSFYKKHFVMEALQPSKVKLRAYSRGNIPVAGVIHTKAKVGTRSTDATIYVVYKGSALLGLDLIEDLDLTIKGGSAYVDSVDDIAPSTTPAEASSACESVEKEFQDLFSPGLGFAKNYQHRIKVKPDYPPVQQKLRRLPLAVKDRVSQELKRLEEAGVIEKIDASEWVSPIVVSTKKSGEIRLCVDLREVNKAIVVDRFPLPDIAELFCELEGSSVFSKLDLASAYHQLELAEESRDLTAFITHDGLFRYKRVCFGLASAPSTFQKMMTSILAGLPGVQCYLDDVIVYGKDKTEHDKRLADVLTRMQNVGLRLNNKKCKFHLTELSYLGHSVSSEGISPDDDHIAAILKAPAPTDVGELRSALGLTNYYAKFVENYATVVEPLRCLLRKDVPFEWGVEQQNAYDNIKEVIAQKVVLKFFNPNLPTVVTTDASDYGLGAVLSQVKNGREIPVAFASRSLTPAERKYSTGEKEALACTWACLKWYTYLWGRHFTLMTDHKALVTLLNARGTGRQPMRIAGWYAKLLHFDYHVEYKMGKDNFVADALSRLPQNQSSVDHVDGGDKEEEEEEVVLSLDEECPISILELQKATKEDPSLVQVRKFVEEGWPAKHTLSLELRPLYVLRDEFSIVDEVVMRGDRIVVPATLQSKLVQFAHSAHQGIVRTKSRLRDDYWFQGMDRVVEEAIKTCSICRENDKSQRTYNAPMQSVPFPDSPWEKICIDITGPFEKAPPDQKYAIVVVDYHSKWPEVACCNTVTSRVVISMLESLFAREGIPTHLVSDNGTQFVSHEFTEFLEKYGIKHCRSSLYYPRANGEVERFNRVLKSSIQNALIAGKRCMKETVLELLLAYRATPHQTTGCSPSELLHGRKMRTKLQVQNKMPNKTDKQTEEVKERVEMKQKKSREYTDTKRGARQPHFKVGDYVRVRKQRHVHKGQVHFGSPMKIVKQKNDATYQLEDRSTWNAFHLSPCPESPEKQEVRQDAVEEGKEVVHQELRRSTRNRKEPEYYGNYVKY, from the coding sequence ATGACAGATATCGAAGCATATTTTGTTCCTAGAGTGAATGTGGTAGCTGAACGATATAGGTTCAGAAAAAGAAAGCAGAGATCTGATGAAACAGTGCTGCAGTTCGTCACAGCATTACAGGAACTTGTAACACACTGTTCTTTCGGGGAGCTAAAGGAGGAGATGATTCGTGATCAGGTTGTTGAAGGTGGTTGTAGCGAAAGAATACGTGAGCGACTTCTACTTGAACCTGACTTAACTTTAAAGAAGGTTCTCGATCTCAGTAGCTGCATTGAAGATGCAGAGCGAGAAGCAAGAGCTATATCTCAGGGAGGTGAAAGCACCAGTGAAAGCGTGTACGAGCTACGTAAGCAAGCAAAGGAAGGACAGGGAAAGGAGCAGAAACGTAGTTTCAAAGATAGAAAGCAGAGTTGCAGAAATTGTGGGTCTTTCAATCACCTCACTTTTGATGACAGTTGCAAAGCTACAGGAACAAAGTGCCACAATTGTGGGAAGTCAGGTCATTGGGCAAACGTATGTCGTAGTAAAAAGTCAGTTCGTGGATCGGTCTCATCCATGAATGTTTTCAACGTGTACACTCCTGCTCTTAATCGGAAGATTAGATGTGATGTTAAGCTCGCAGGTCAGTCAATTTCGATGATGGTCGACACAGGATCAAGCGTTTCCATCGTACCACTGAGCTTTTACAAGAAGCATTTTGTGATGGAAGCATTACAGCCGTCAAAAGTCAAGCTTAGAGCATATTCTCGAGGGAATATTCCAGTGGCTGGAGTGATTCATACCAAAGCTAAGGTCGGAACACGATCTACGGATGCAACTATTTATGTTGTCTACAAGGGGTCTGCATTGTTAGGGCTTGATTTAATTGAGGACCTAGATCTTACAATCAAGGGTGGAAGTGCTTACGTCGATAGCGTAGATGATATTGCCCCATCGACAACACCAGCAGAGGCTTCCAGTGCATGTGAATCCGTGGAGAAGGAGTTTCAAGATCTCTTTTCGCCGGGTCTTGGCTTCGCGAAAAACTACCAGCATCGTATCAAGGTCAAGCCTGATTATCCACCGGTTCAGCAAAAGCTACGTCGATTGCCGTTAGCAGTGAAGGATCGCGTCTCTCAGGAGTTAAAACGTCTCGAAGAAGCGGGTGTAATTGAGAAAATTGATGCGAGTGAGTGGGTGTCACCCATTGTCGTGAGCACAAAAAAATCTGGAGAGATTCGATTGTGCGTAGATTTACGAGAAGTAAATAAAGCGATTGTCGTAGATCGTTTTCCATTGCCAGATATCGCAGAATTGTTTTGTGAATTGGAAGGATCATCAGTTTTCTCTAAGCTGGATCTTGCATCAGCTTATCATCAGTTGGAGTTAGCTGAAGAGAGCCGTGATTTGACTGCATTCATTACTCACGACGGGTTGTTCAGATACAAGAGAGTCTGCTTCGGATTAGCATCCGCTCCATCGACCTTCCAGAAGATGATGACTTCTATCCTAGCAGGTTTACCTGGTGTACAGTGCTACCTGGACGATGTCATTGTATACGGGAAAGACAAGACAGAGCATGACAAACGCTTAGCAGATGTTCTCACTCGGATGCAAAATGTTGGACTTCGTCTGAACAATAAGAAATGTAAGTTTCACCTAACTGAGTTAAGTTACTTAGGTCATTCAGTCAGTAGTGAGGGAATATCGCCCGATGATGACCATATTGCTGCCATTCTGAAGGCACCAGCACCCACAGACGTGGGGGAGCTTAGATCTGCTCTAGGGTTGACAAATTACTATGCTAAATTTGTTGAGAATTATGCCACAGTAGTAGAACCTTTGAGATGTTTATTACGTAAGGATGTTCCATTTGAATGGGGTGTAGAGCAACAGAATGCATACGATAACATTAAGGAAGTGATTGCTCAGAAGGTAGTACTCAAGTTTTTCAATCCTAACCTTCCTACTGTTGTAACAACTGATGCTTCAGACTATGGTCTAGGGGCGGTACTGAGTCAAGTAAAGAATGGTAGAGAAATACCAGTCGCATTTGCATCAAGATCATTGACACCTGCAGAAAGAAAATACTCTACAGGTGAGAAAGAAGCTCTTGCTTGCACTTGGGCATGTCTGAAGTGGTATACTTACCTTTGGGGTCGACATTTCACATTAATGACAGATCATAAGGCCTTAGTGACATTGTTAAATGCTAGGGGTACTGGAAGACAACCTATGCGAATAGCAGGATGGTATGCCAAACTGTTGCACTTTGACTATCATGTTGAGTATAAGATGGGCAAAGATAACTTTGTAGCAGATGCATTGTCAAGACTGCCTCAAAATCAGTCTtcagtagatcatgtagatGGAGGAGAtaaggaagaggaagaggaggaagtgGTTCTTAGTTTAGATGAAGAGTGCCCAATTTCGATCTTAGAATTACAGAAAGCTACTAAGGAAGATCCAAGTTTGGTTCAGGTTAGGAAGTTTGTAGAAGAGGGTTGGCCTGCAAAACACACCTTATCTCTGGAGTTGAGACCATTGTATGTACTCAGAGACGAGTTTTCCATTGTTGATGAGGTTGTCATGAGGGGTGATAGAATAGTTGTTCCTGCCACACTACAAAGCAAACTTGTTCAATTTGCACACTCTGCCCACCAGGGCATTGTACGTACCAAGTCAAGATTACGGGATGATTATTGGTTTCAAGGAATGGATAGAGTAGTAGAAGAAGCTATCAAAACCTGTTCAATTTGTAGAGAAAATGACAAGTCACAGCGCACATATAATGCACCCATGCAATCTGTGCCATTCCCTGATTCGCCTTGGGAAAAGATTTGTATAGACATCACAGGGCCATTTGAGAAGGCTCCTCCAGATCAAAAATATGCAATTGTTGTAGTGGACTATCACAGTAAATGGCCAGAAGTTGCATGTTGTAACACAGTTACAAGTAGAGTGGTTATCAGCATGTTAGAATCACTATTTGCAAGAGAAGGGATTCCTACCCACCTTGTATCAGATAATGGTACTCAGTTTGTTTCTCATGAGTTTACTGAATTTCTAGAGAAGTATGGTATCAAACACTGCCGATCATCTCTCTACTACCCCCGGGCAAATGGAGAAGTAGAGAGGTTTAACCGTGTTCTAAAATCAAGCATCCAAAATGCTCTGATTGCTGGGAAGAGATGTATGAAGGAAACTGTCCTAGAATTGTTGTTGGCTTACAGGGCAACTCCTCATCAAACAACAGGGTGTTCACCCTCCGAATTGTTGCATGGTAGAAAAATGAGAACTAAGTTACAGGTTCAAAACAAAATGCCAAACAAAACTGACAAACAAACTGAAGAGGTAAAAGAAAGagttgaaatgaaacaaaagaaatcaagagAGTATACCGATACGAAGAGAGGTGCAAGGCAACCTCACTTTAAGGTGGGAGACTATGTTCGGGTCCGCAAACAAAGACACGTTCATAAGGGGCAAGTGCACTTTGGTTCACCAATGAAGATTGTCAAACAAAAGAACGATGCAACATATCAGTTAGAAGATAGGAGTACATGGAATGCATTTCATTTGTCTCCTTGCCCAGAAAGTCCAGAAAAACAAGAAGTGAGGCAAGATGCTGTAGAAGAGGGGAAGGAGGTAGTGCACCAAGAATTGAGACGTAGTACTCGTAATAGAAAAGAACCCGAGTACTATGGAAATTATGTGAagtattga